From Lysinibacillus sp. SGAir0095, the proteins below share one genomic window:
- a CDS encoding rhodanese-related sulfurtransferase, whose amino-acid sequence MNYRVLLYYHYTTIEDPAAFSAEHLKACKEMNLKGRILVANEGINGTVSGTIEDTNAYMEMMKNHPLFEGIVFKIDEVDKHAFKKMHVRPRPELVNLSLEDDVNPHEITGRYLSPEEFLNEMQDENTVVLDVRNTYEYDVGHFRGAIRPEVETFRDTPQWVRDNRELFEGKRVLTYCTGGIRCEKFSGWLKREGIGEDVGQLHGGVATYGKDPVAKGQLWDGQMYVFDERLTVPINQVEHVVVGKDHFDGTPCERYINCANPECNKQIISSEENELKHLGGCTIECSKHERNRYIAIHNLSEEFVQQQLKWLEEKEVNA is encoded by the coding sequence ATGAATTACAGAGTATTGCTTTATTATCATTATACTACGATTGAAGATCCAGCAGCTTTTTCAGCCGAACATTTAAAGGCTTGTAAAGAGATGAACTTAAAAGGTCGTATTTTAGTAGCGAATGAAGGGATCAATGGTACTGTTTCAGGAACTATTGAAGATACAAATGCTTACATGGAAATGATGAAAAATCATCCATTATTCGAAGGTATCGTATTTAAAATTGATGAGGTAGACAAACATGCTTTCAAGAAGATGCATGTACGTCCTCGCCCGGAGCTAGTTAATCTAAGCTTAGAAGATGATGTCAATCCACATGAAATTACAGGTCGTTATTTATCACCTGAAGAATTTTTAAATGAAATGCAGGATGAAAATACAGTCGTATTAGATGTGCGTAACACATATGAATATGATGTTGGTCACTTCCGTGGTGCGATTCGCCCAGAGGTAGAAACTTTCCGTGATACACCTCAATGGGTTCGTGACAACCGCGAATTATTTGAAGGTAAACGTGTACTAACATATTGTACGGGTGGAATTCGTTGTGAAAAATTCTCTGGTTGGTTAAAACGTGAGGGAATCGGTGAAGATGTTGGCCAATTACACGGTGGAGTTGCCACTTATGGTAAAGACCCTGTTGCGAAAGGCCAACTATGGGATGGTCAAATGTACGTATTTGACGAGCGTTTAACTGTTCCAATTAACCAAGTTGAGCATGTAGTTGTCGGCAAAGATCATTTCGATGGCACACCTTGCGAACGTTACATTAACTGTGCGAATCCAGAATGTAACAAACAAATTATTAGTTCTGAAGAGAATGAACTAAAACATTTAGGGGGTTGTACGATTGAATGTTCAAAACACGAACGCAATCGCTATATCGCCATTCACAATCTTTCTGAAGAATTCGTTCAACAACAGTTAAAATGGCTTGAAGAAAAAGAAGTAAATGCCTAA
- a CDS encoding biotin transporter BioY produces MKTKTYSYVVTAFGAAIIAVLAQMTIPLPLIPITGQTLAIGLIVTILGKKNGTLAVLLYILLGAIGLPVFSGFSGGLAVIVGPTGGYIIGFLVQAYLMGLYMDKFGVNYTHSIIANLIGMVITLTFGTTWLKIVGDLSWTAAFMGGVYPFIIVGIIKAVAAAWIGVIVRNRLESAQLLNQLA; encoded by the coding sequence ATGAAAACGAAAACATATTCATATGTCGTTACCGCTTTCGGCGCAGCAATCATTGCTGTACTTGCCCAAATGACAATTCCATTACCACTTATTCCAATTACTGGTCAAACACTAGCAATTGGACTTATTGTAACGATTTTGGGCAAGAAAAATGGGACCTTAGCCGTTCTATTATATATCTTGCTGGGAGCAATCGGTTTGCCTGTCTTTTCAGGCTTTTCAGGTGGACTAGCAGTTATAGTAGGACCTACAGGAGGCTATATTATCGGATTTTTAGTACAGGCCTACCTAATGGGATTATATATGGATAAATTTGGAGTGAACTATACACATTCAATCATAGCCAATTTAATCGGCATGGTAATTACCCTGACTTTTGGTACTACTTGGCTAAAAATTGTTGGGGATTTATCTTGGACAGCCGCATTTATGGGTGGTGTTTATCCATTTATTATAGTAGGAATTATTAAAGCAGTAGCAGCAGCCTGGATTGGGGTTATTGTTCGCAACCGTTTGGAAAGCGCTCAACTGCTTAATCAACTTGCATAG